TATCTAGCTTTCAGATTCAAACAAGATTTATTAAAGCTACATAATTAGCACATGCATGCTTGCAAACAGTATAAGTATGCTTAATCGACAGAGGTAACCGTAAATTTCACTGCATGATAGAAATAAACTTCAATTTGTTGtactttttcttcattcccTGACTACCAACGCGTCTACGAAACGCCCAAACCATCATTACCATAAAATACAATCGAGCCAGATTCTTCGGTGGCACCGAATGGCACCGTGAgcaaactattttattatgcTTTATTGAAAACCGTGTGCCCTAAAGGGAACTATTTAAGTAGTTGTAGCGATTGTGCCCCCAGTAGCGTCGAAACGCAGGAGGGTGTTGTCCTGAAGGGAACTGATGATGATAAAACATGCTTGCAAAGTTGTACGGTAAATCATGATCGGTGTATTCGCCGCTGTGCCAGAGCGTCCTTCTTAGCGCGTACTTTTATGAAAACCGTGTCCACTGGTTTCGCGGGCGAACGGCAAGCGACTGTAAACGCTGCACTCGTGCGAAGCGAGAAAAGTGGTCAGACCTTGACGAACAGCGATGACGTTCGGTAAAGCTTTATGGGAGAACGTTCTAAATCAATAAGCTCCAGATTGCAGCAAACTGTAAGCCACTCACAAGCGGATAAAGCCTGAACTTTCTCTATGGTATTTACGTTAAGATATACGTGACAAGGTTGCTCCAATTGGAATTAGCACAGAAGGACCAATTAGCATGAATATGAGGGATGAGGGTGCGAAGTATATTGGATGTTACGAAAAACTGAGATTGAAATTAAGTATTTCCCTCTTAAACAgggtttcttttcatttttacctAATTTTATAAGCATGTTTCCCGTTTAATGCTTCATCAAGTAACGGCATAAAGCAAAAACTTGTGAGAAGACAAtgatattaataaataattaactgaTATTGATTGATGCAACCAGTCGTTTCGGATAAACGCCTTTTTTTACATAGCTTATCTTTACGACTTTGTTGTACAGTATTTTCCCGAGTTGCGCAAATTTGAGATACACgaatttttgaatttgaatttgaatttttgacagttcgtgtaattttgtgtgtggaattggatttttttatatgcgaaatttgaaattttaccaaaaaaaaacgttgcattttaattgattGTAAATCACTTTCagtaaaattttactctaattgttgaaataatcgtaaaaatatcaaatatcaaataaaCGATACTATAAAGTGAATTCAACTTACGCGAATATTCGAACCCCGCGAAATCGCGTAATTCGGGAAATGATTGTATTTGGTTCGTACTTGCTGTTGTGGGctcaggtgggctgataattctTCTGGGCTTCTGGTGGGCTTCtgcacttcactccaaagtccaataaacagtcatccgagtggactggacgcgatgaacctgctccaaagcggggaaaacgcaacaatcagttggcaaggATATGGCGTCAGggttttgggattcgcaaggaataatcttcatcgactatcttgagaaaggaaagaccgTTATCAgcgactactatatcaagttattggagcgtttgaaggacgaaatcgccaaaaaacggccacatttgagaaaaaaaaaatcatgaagaCAACgtaccgtgccacaaatcagtgaaaacaatggcaaaaattcatgaattaggccacgaaatgctcgccacccaccgtatttcgtagatctggctcccagtgattaactccatttctcagatcccaaaaagatgtcctctgagaacaaattttcgtcggataaagaggtgtttgccgaaactgaggccttttttgaggcaaaggacaaatactactaatATCGGTATCGGGTATCGAACAATTGAAAGATCGCTATAATCGGTGTaacacccttgaagggatgtatgttgaataaaaaaaataatttggcaaaaaaaaagagttttaCTGTTATAGGCCatacaattatcagcccacctgttatgttTTGATTCGAttaaattgttgttttaattgaagaaaattgttttctgtaataattacaatttaaaaaGATTATGTGTTTTTCCTCACTTCAACAATAATACAATCGTACCTATATTAGATATGCGCTCGTGCTCGGAGCTCGTAGTGCTCGTAACTGACGTCTGTTCTTTACTACTTTCATTTCAGGTTTTTCTTGCCACTGGAACCAACAAGACAACGACCTAAGACTGTgcgatataaataaataaacccacCGCTGGAAACTAAAGCCGGCACACGACTCCGGAaaccaaacatacacacataataaaacgcaatgttacgccAACGTCAAGGTGTGCAACTGGAAGCGTGAAAAACCGTTGACCGAAAGCTGTAACGGCCGGACGAACTTTCACCAGTGTCAAGGACGTTCGCCCACGGCTTGTGCAATCTGGTACATTTACGTGTTTGCGTCGAGGAACTTCGGACCGGTACCAATATCACGTTCGTGATTAAGTTGACATACGGAGTCTTAATCGGTCTCTGCTGGATTGATATCGCGGGGAAAATACTGGTCGCTTTGCTAACGCATCTCGCAAACAGTCAGGATGATTAATATCGCCGGCGTTGTCAGCATCGTTCTTTTCTACATCTTGATCCTTGCGGTCGGGATATGGGCGGGCAGGAAAAAGGAGTCCGGAAATGATTCGGAGGAAGAAGTTATGTTAGCCGGACGTTCGATCGGCCTGTTTGTCGGCATTTTCACCATGACCGGTAAGTAGCGTAGGAAGCAGATCGGCCGAAGCCGAATTTCATATTCTTACCCTCATCATGGCTTTGCACGAACGAGCGGATGTTGCTGTTCATCTGTGCTGTAATAAGTGCCACACAATAAATCACTTTCACTGGATAAATGTGGATGCTGGCCAGGCAAAAAAGTTTCCATGTGTATTGTTGGGTAGTATTTTGTTGCTTGCAAACTAATACACTTTGTATTAGTatgaacaatttttgttttctttgtgaaGAGTAAatatatgtgttttttttttcgaatataTTTATGGAAGTACtctaatgaatatttaaattaacgtTAAAGACTAGAGGTACTAGAGACGAATATCACTACTCTTTTAAAAGAGTGGTTCACTATTAGCCACTCTTTTAAAAGATTTGAATCTCGAATCAATTACTTCCATTCGTTGATGTCCATTGTATCAATCTCACGATACAATTACTCGTCGTTATCTCCCGTTGCATAAAAATTACTAAGCTATCAACCTAACCCAACCTTTCAAGCAAGAAATTACGCAAGAAACTTTACAATTCTTTACAAAATTCAATCCAGGGGCGGCTcgatggcatgatggtagcggtgccagtcttcacacgaacggcccggaccaaaatcccatcctatccgactatccggctacgtgataaaataagtcgatacggccaggccgtactaacaaaacaaaaaaaatcaatcctaCTACTCCATTGCAAATTCTTTACGGAAATTTTATCTTACTACTGGCCTgtccgtatcgacttattttatcacgtagccggataggtAGTCCTTGCTCCTGGGGATTGGTCctaatgggattttggttcgGTCCGTTCGCATGAGGACCGTCTACGCTACCATCGTACCACTGGGCCGCCCcaatatttgtattttattcaGCTGCAAGTTATTAAAAGATTTTGGAATTATTACAGTCAGTTGGAGCGCTTTATTTGGGGAAAATCCTGTGtacaaacagtttttttaatatttcacaaATCAAAAAGAATTGTTTGTAGAGAAAATAAGGATTTCATTCACTCACTCCATAAAAGGACTTCTCATATTATAGAACCAACCCTTTTTTACACATCTCTAGAAGATACTTAATTGAGGTCAATACAAAATGTATCTACATCCATGAGCAAGGCCGGTGATGTAACTGGTAGCAGTGCCAATCTTACACACGACAGGACATGTACAAAAATCCattaaaatcattcaaaattgGCCCCGTAGCCAGGGATATCCGACTATCCGACTACGTAGTAAATATTAACTACACGGCAAAAAAGATATGAAATAAAAGTTGTAAAACCgaagtgaaggaaaaacacacTGAATTTTAGTTTCAAGTTAGTATTACACCTTTTTTCCTTGAATAAGATATAGATAAGATAAGATAAACATACAGGGTACAACATTATGTAAAATCAAATCTCTTCACTGTCACAACATCTATGCCACCCTCTATAAAGGGTCAATGTCCTTAATAATGTGCTTAACCTGATTAAATGAACGTTTTTTATTATATGTTTCTTTGATTTGTCTATGTGTACGTATCCAAAATTCTTCAGCTACATGGGTCGGAGGTGGTTACATTAACGGAACAGCGGAAGCAATCTACACATCCGGGCTAGTCTGGTGTCAGGCTCCGTTCGGTTATGCGCTCAGCTTAGTATTCGGTAGGTCGCAAATCCGATTGCCTGTGTAAAACTTGCTTATGGCAGTGCATTTGTCATAACGTTTCGTTGCAGGTGGCATCTTCTTCGCGAACCCAATGCGAAAGCAAGGATACATCACGATGCTGGATCCGCTGCAGGATAGCTTCGGCGAACGGATGGGAGGTTTGCTCTTTCTGCCCGCACTCTGCGGAGAAGTGTTCTGGGCGGCAGGTATCTTGGCCGCTCTTGGCGCCACCCTGTCGGTCATCATCGACATGGAGCAGGAAACTTCGGTTATCCTGTCGGCGTGCATCGCCGTCTTCTACACCCTGTTCGGAGGGTTGTACTCCGTGGCGTACACGGACGTGATACAGCTGTTCTGTATCTTCATCGGGCTGTGGATGTGCATCCCGTTTGCGTGGGCCAACGATCACGTCAAGAGTCTGTCGTCGATGGACGTTGACTGGATCGGTGAGATCGGCGAGGGCTACACCTGGTTCTATCTGGACTACGGCCTGTTGCTAATATTTGGCGGTATTCCCTGGCAGGTACGGTCGATGTGCTGCTAGCATCCGAAATAATACCGCTAATGTTTATGCTCTTCGTCCTCTTGCAGGTATACTTCCAGCGTGTTCTTTCCAGCAAAACAGCTGGACGGGCTCAAATCCTATCGTACGTAGCAGCATTCGGTTGCATTCTGATGGCCATTCCACCCGTACTCATCGGTGCCATCGCAAAGGCAACACGTAAGCGATGCGCTCGAACTAATGCCGGCTGCTGTTGTGGaaataattttgttgttgtatgaaCATTCCACAGCCTGGAACGAGACGGACTACAAGGGCCCGTGGCCACTAACGACCCAGGAAACGAGCATGATTCTGCCGATGGTGCTGCAGTATCTGACGCCAGACTTTGTGTCCTTCTTCGGGCTCGGGGCCGTCTCAGCCGCCGTTATGTCTTCGGCCGACTCATCGGTGCTGTCTGCTTCCTCAATGTTTGCCCGCAACGTTTATCGGCTGATCTTCCGGCAGCGTGCCTCCGAGATGGAAATTATCTGGGTCATGCGTGTGTCAATTCTGGTCGTCGGTGTACTGTCCACCATTATGGCCCTAACCATACCCTCGATTTATGGGCTCTGGTAAGTGTGTCAGATCCATTTCTATTCTTGCTAAGCTTTGATACTCGGTTATTGAACAAGAGACAAACGACAATGGTACGTAATGGTTCGCTCGTGCTACAAATCTGCGAACAGAAACTGTACCATTCTTACAATGTAAGTGATACGTGACCTTCTCGTGAAATTGCTATGATAGTGCCACTTACCGGTGGATCACCCAGACAAGAGTTCTTTGGATTCAAATTTTCCTTTATATTTCCATCACAACACACATTCTGGTGCATCGATTCTTGTGGAATactaatggaaaacaaaatcggTCGATTTCCCAAGCACTACTTAACACACTACCCAGTTAGGTGGAGGACCATTCTTTCGTAACACTCGCCACCGGGTGTTATACACTCACGTTGAAGCATTTATAAAGCGCCAATGGCTGGCAGGGCCCGGTTGTCTTTTTCCTTACAATAGCCTTACCCGACGTCGAGTATAAATCGTCTTTCTGGGGAGAAAGTATGGATTGAACCATTTAtcaaaattatccttttcctTCTCGTTTCATACGGGCCTTCTTGGTGCGCAGGTCAATGTGTTCCGACTTGGTGTACTGTATTCTCTTCCCGCAGGTGAGTTGAACAACACGGCAAAAATccaaggaaaaataaatcaaacattgtgCTCGGGTTGTAACATTAAGTGAACGTTATCGGTCAGTTTTATGCTGAAGTTTATTTCCAGTTTTTTGCGCAGACCATATAATTACAAACAACCCTCTTTTACTCTAGGGTTTTCATATTGCATATATTGAATatatttagtgaataattttacaAGTAATTAGCATGATTTAGCAAGTAACATTCCAATAAGGTGTCATCCTagttgaggttttttttaagataTAATTACCGTCCCAAGATCTTTCTTATTGATGAAAGTCCAGAGCGACTATTAACTGCtcgaaatattgtttttttttttaaacaaatatataaAGTTTTGTCTAAACCCGTCTTATGAGTATTGGCCATATTATTCGCTATACGAGAACGGACTAAATCTGTCCATCAGTCCGTATTCAGAGGATTatctttttctatttttcctcTAATCTTTTAAGAGTTTTATTGCCAAATAACCGGTCTAGAGTGAAAGAGTTGATACAGATATCAAAAAGTTAATCTTGAAATTGCActctaataaataaattaagacTTTTTGCAAACAGTCTAGTTTGTTAACATTATTTCGACTATTTCGAATTGTTTCATCATTATTTCTAATCATCAATGATCAATTGTTCATTTTATATTTGTCAAGTTTTACAACCCTTCGCATTTTTATTTCTGATTGTATATTAAATTTACAGCTAATTAAACTGTCACCTTTCTTTTTCTCATTCTTTTAGCTTCTGATGGTGGTACATTTCAAGCATCATTGCAATACGTACGGCAGTTTGGCAGCGTACATAATCGCGTTCCTGGTGCGTCTGTCAGGGGGTGAATCCATGCTGGGTTTACCCGCTCTGATCCACTATCCGGGCTACAATGAAGAAACCAGCACCCAGATGTTCCCCTTCCGAACAATGGCCATGATCATGAGCCTGATCACGCTGGTGGGCGTATCCTGGTGGACAAAGTGAGTATCTTGATTTCCTCTCAGCAACAGCTTGCTGATTTTATCTGCTTGCTTTATCTCCTGGATTCTAGGTGGGTATTCGAAACTGGACGATGGGCACCACACTACGACTATTTCCGTTGCGTAGTGAATATACCGGAAGAATTGCACCGTGTTGGAGAGCCGTCGGATTCGGGCGAGCAGGTAACTCTGTTTGACGATTTGTTTGCCTTTAACACACCAAACATCATGTCCCTTCTTCTGTGGTAGCTCTCGGTGATGGCTGGTGGTATGACGCGCATGTACGGTGCGGCTACAATGGTCGGTAAGGATGAGCGCAACGGACGAATAAATCCGGCCCTCGAGCCGGACGACGATCTGCCGGTGGTTGAGGCGCAGCGACAGATGCAACAATCCGCAGGCGGAGAAAGCGGTGTCGCAGCACCCGGCACTGGACCGGCTCAGGCCCATACGGCCTTTTGAAACGCACCCACCGGTACCGGCGTTCGGTTTGACTGAACGGAGCCGGTTGGCAGCCGTCGGGGAGGCCGAACCAAAGCCGAACGAAATCGACTTTATTAGCGTGCAGTATTTGGAGCATGTTCTCCACCCCAGGTGTGAAAACGGTATAAAGTGACGAATTATCAGCAAAAATACATATCAAGAATGCACGTGGGACAGGACGtagtattaaaatatataaagtaagtggaatgaaaagtgaaaagaatAATTAAGACCTTAGCCACTAGAATGGAAGAGCATAAAAgagcaatgcaaaacaaaacgacacgCAAACGCAAAAGTTAAAGACAAGAACAAGTAACGAATAcatatcaaatcaaatcaatagaATACAATGGAGAGAAAAATAGGcaagcagagaaaaaaaaaccctaggATGCATGTTCATCAAGCAACAAATACATATCAAGTATGGTAGGggagaaacaaaacgatagGTATATTATACATAtgttaacgaaacaaaactagtAATGACTATACTTACCTATAACTGTTAGTTGGTTTAACGCCATAATCCTAAGGGCGGTGGCAAAGCAGGCGGTAAGGCGACAGTTGTGGTTGATGCGTAGCAAATTTTAATGACATGTTAGCAATGGAAAGGTTCGAGCGGAGGCTTGAAATAATATTCTTTCACTCATTTGTTGGATTTCCATTTTATGTTGCTCCGTCTGTGAATATTGTACGATTAGATAGGAATGTTGGAAGTCACGAATGTGAGGTACATAAGGAATGTTGTTGGGCATTTGGTTGATAAACAGCGAatggttttattaaaattggtttgttttgtttagcgtCATCCTACACGGAGGAATAGCTTTAAAATTCCGCGATCACAATGGTTCACAATGGagtaaagcaaaaacaaagtcACAAACTCAAAGGTGCTAGAGACAGAAGATGGGAGAAGACAGGAGTGGATGAGTTGTCGAGCAGATGTCGATATGCcattattattgtttggtGTTTGTAAGTTAGTAATTTTTCGTTAGTAATTTTAACGCAATTCTTGTTGGAGTGTTGTTGCAGAGTTTAGTCCCAAGAGAAAGGCAGCGAACGTGAGGCAACGGTGAGGTGAGCGGAGTAATGAGAGAAACAAACCTATAGAACTGATAATTAAGTCCCGGGCAGGTGAGCGGTACGAACATATCATTACAAGTATAAACAACTGCAAACGTAAGTTGCATTTCACTGGGACATATCGATGGGATATTACTAGGGAaggatatatatatatatatacatctatacatatacatataaatatatacatacaAGTCTGCtgcaagaaaaaggaaaacccatACCGTAGATGTCGAAGGCATAGCTgtataataaaacacacacaaaaccatgcACAgctaaacacaaaaaatgaaacgacTCGACCATACTATCGGTAGTAAAGCGTTTTAAACGAAACGAAGGAGTTGCTTCTGAGCAAGCCGTGTAGAATTTCCTAGGACACtaaaatggcaaaacaacTAAAATAGCAGGAGAAGTGTAGATTATACTACGTAAAACTGTGAGAAACTATGGCGAAATGAAGCAACGGGCGAATCGAAATACTCATACATATCAATCGTGACCTTCCAGCGCTTAAATCTCCAACCCGTTTACGATATTTCGATACACGTTCGATCTTCATCACGGTTAGGATGCAGCTTCGGTTCTCGTTTAGGTGCAGAGTAACACTGTTGTGAACGGAGATTAAACTACGcggtgaaaatgttttatcaaACTAGAACACGCGAAAGACAACACTTTCACTATCCACAAAGAGCTGTACCATACAACTGAATTGTTCTATAGACGTGCCTCCCCCCTTGGTGGAATTTTGATAGGGCAATTGCCCCCAATTTGTGAGTGTCTGTGAGTGCATTGCGTTGGACGGTATACTCCTGCCGTAAAACCAGTGTTCCGAtcggtgtgttgtgtttcgaGG
The Anopheles moucheti chromosome 2, idAnoMoucSN_F20_07, whole genome shotgun sequence genome window above contains:
- the LOC128310617 gene encoding high-affinity choline transporter 1, whose product is MINIAGVVSIVLFYILILAVGIWAGRKKESGNDSEEEVMLAGRSIGLFVGIFTMTATWVGGGYINGTAEAIYTSGLVWCQAPFGYALSLVFGGIFFANPMRKQGYITMLDPLQDSFGERMGGLLFLPALCGEVFWAAGILAALGATLSVIIDMEQETSVILSACIAVFYTLFGGLYSVAYTDVIQLFCIFIGLWMCIPFAWANDHVKSLSSMDVDWIGEIGEGYTWFYLDYGLLLIFGGIPWQVYFQRVLSSKTAGRAQILSYVAAFGCILMAIPPVLIGAIAKATPWNETDYKGPWPLTTQETSMILPMVLQYLTPDFVSFFGLGAVSAAVMSSADSSVLSASSMFARNVYRLIFRQRASEMEIIWVMRVSILVVGVLSTIMALTIPSIYGLWSMCSDLVYCILFPQLLMVVHFKHHCNTYGSLAAYIIAFLVRLSGGESMLGLPALIHYPGYNEETSTQMFPFRTMAMIMSLITLVGVSWWTKWVFETGRWAPHYDYFRCVVNIPEELHRVGEPSDSGEQLSVMAGGMTRMYGAATMVGKDERNGRINPALEPDDDLPVVEAQRQMQQSAGGESGVAAPGTGPAQAHTAF